In the genome of Xanthomonas hortorum pv. pelargonii, the window GTACGCGCGCGGCATCGGGGCGGATCTCGACCTTGTCGAAGTCGAACAGGATGCGTTCGTTCAAGGTGATCAGATAGCCGCACGGCGCGCCGGGAGGTGCGAACTTCTGCAGCAGCGGGAAGCGCCCGGCAGGCGGCACCTTCGGCAGCGGCGGCATGCGTACCTCGCGCGGCGGTGTGCCGACGGTACCGGTGCCATCGCCGCGGTTCTGCACCAGCCCGTCCGGGCCGTTCCAGGTACCCGAGCCGTCGGCGTTGATGGTGATCAGGCCGCGTGGACCGTTCCAGGTGCCGCTGCCATCGCCGTGATTGTTCACCAAGCCGCTATTGTCGCTGTTCCAGGTACCCACGCCCTTGGCGTCCAGGCTGATCAGACCGGCCGGGCCGTTGTAGGTGCCGGCACCATTGGCTTGCACCTGGATGATCGCGTCGTCGCCGCCGGCGCCGCTCGCATTGATGGTGCCGCTGCCGTCGGCGTTGACGCGGATCAAGCCGCCGTCGAAGTTGGCGGCGCCGCTGCCGTCGGCCTTGAGGTCGAAAAGCCCGCCGTCGCCGTTGCGCAGCAGATTGCCGTTGGCATCGACGCTGGTGATGCCGGCATCGTTGATCAGGGTGCCGCCATCGCCGCAACGTGCCGGCGCCATGCTGACACCTTCGATCGGGTCGAGAATGTCCTGCAGCGAGGCTTCCAGCGCGCGCTGGGCCGGGGTCACGCCGGCGATGTCCGGCACCACGATCAACGGGATGGCCGGGAACTCGGGCACCGCCTCATCGGTGGCCGGCGGCGCATCGGATGGACGCGCTGCAGTCTCCGCTGCCGGCGGCGTTGCAGCCGCAGCGTCTGCCGCGTTCTTCTGACCTTCGCCGCGGCCGCAACCGGCCAGCAGCAAGGGCACCCAGATCACTGCCGACAGCGTATTGCGCATCGCGTCTTCCTTGTTGGAGCGTGTTCGAGAGAACCGCCTGATAGCATGAGGCTGGTAAACAATGCGCTAAGAACGGCGAACAAAACCGCTGCGCGGCCGCTAGGCGTGAGTGCAGTGACTTTGTCGGTCACGTCTTGGTGAATGCAGTCAAAAGCCTAGTTAGTCGAGGGCACGGTGCCCTCGCCGCTCGCGGGAAACGCCGTGAACCCGTCCCTGGGGGCTCGGTGAAGGCATCCATGCCGCCACACGGTCCCGCAATCGGCGAGGACACCGCACCAGACAGTTATAGGTTGCCTTGTTGAAAGCCTGCCTATTTCTCGGCTTGTCTTGGAAGCTGATCGGGCGCGCCGTCACCCAAACCACGCACGTCATGCATTGCTTGCACCATGCAAAACGACACTCTCGACTTGTCCTTGCCCGCCCACCGTCGCGGGACCTTACGCGGCATGGATGCCGCGTAAGAGCCTACATGGACGTACTTGCGGCGTGTCCTGCGATGGTGGGCGGGCAAGGGCCCTGCAACCAACTCGCAGCGTCGAGCGCGCGGCGCCCTCACCGCTCGCGGGACACGCCGTGAATCCATCCCTGGAGGCTCGGTGGCGGCATCCATGCCGCCACACGGTCCCGCAATCGGCGAGGACACCGCACCAGACAGTTAGTAGGTTGCCTTGTTGAAAGCCTGCCTATTTCTCGGCTTGTCTTGGAAGCTGATCGGGCGCGCCGTCACCTAAACGACGCACGTCATGCATTGCTTGCACCATGCAAAACGACACTCTCGACTGGCCCTTGCCCGCCCACCGTCGCGGGACCTTACGCGGCATGGATGCCGCGTAAGAGCCTACATGGACGTACTTGCGGCGTGTCCCGCGACGGTGGGCGGGCAAGGGCCCTGCAGCCAACTCGCAGCGTCGAGGGCGCGGCGCCCTCACCGCACCAGATAGCTGGCCGGCTGTTTTATTGAACGCCATGCGCACCGACCATTCGCTGACCACAACGGCGTCTCGATTCTGCTTGCTTTCAGAACGTTGCCGAGGGTGCAGCCGGTATCTCGCCTTGCGCGCCGTGCGCACTCGTGTTTCCCGCCTCCTCGGCCTGCAGCTGCGCATGCAGGATGCGGCGGATCTCCAGAATCGCCTGCGGCGTTTCCTGCACGCTATGCCAGGAGGTCACTACCAGTTCCGACTCGGCGCCCTGCAGATGTGCGCTGCGATACGGCACCAGACCATCGTCGGAATCGGCCAGCGGCACCTGCGGTTTTTCGCGCCCGACGATGGTGTGGTAATGCACCTGTGGGGAGATCGGCAGGTCCATGCTGGCGCGCACGAACGGGTCGGTATCGCGCAGGTTGTCGATGCTGGTCGGCGGCAACAGCCGGCCTTTGCGTCGCGGGCCGCCGCCCTGCCCGTCACGCTCGCTGTTGGCCAGGTCCTGCAGCACATCGCCGAAGCGATCCAGCAAGGCGATCGGCAAACGCACCAAGCGGCCGACGAAGCGCCCAAGCCCACCTTCGGCCAATGGCGTACCGCGATGCGGCGCGGCAATGAAGATGGCGCGGTCTACCTGCGGCAGTGGCGAAAAATGCAGCAGCGGCGACAACTTCGCGCGCACGCGTGCGCCGCGCTCGCCTTCCAGCCGGTAGTTTTCCAGCAATGAATTCCACAACGTGTCGCCGGAAGACGACACCAGCAAGCGCCCGATCACCCCGCCCATGCTGTGGCCGATCAATACCATGTCGTGCGATGCGATGGCCGTGCCGGCCGGGTCGAAGTGCTGCAGGCTGCGCTCCACCAATGCCTGGATTTCCGCACGGTTGACCGCGACCGGCGCGTTGGTCGGGTAATACACCTGCCAGATCTGGTAGCGCTGGCGTAGCGTTTCATCGCCCATCACCTCGTTGGCCACATTGACCCAGGCTTCCGGGCTGCTGGCCAGCCCGTGCAGCATCAGCAGCACGCGTCGATCGGGATCGTAGGGCTGCATCAGATACAGATGCGGGCGATCGATACCGCGCGCGCTGCCCAGCATCGACCGCAACGACTGCGCAGCGAAGCCGGATTTGGCCAGCCACAAGCCATAGGCCGCAGTGAAGTTGGCCGCCAGCGGCACGCGCTGATCGTGCAACACCACTTCGTTCTGGCGATACGGGTCGTACGGCACCACGGTGGCGATGTTGCCGCGTAGCACGGCATCCAGCGTCTCGCCTTCGAAACGCAGCAGCAGCGTGGCCGGTGCGTACGGCATCTCGCTGAAAGTGGGCAACGGCCGCTCTGGCGATGCGACTGCAGTGGCGGCTTGTTGCAAGGCCAGCCCGGCAGGATCGCCGACCACTTGCGGGTCCACCTCGGCCACCAGCTCGGCCACCAGCTCGGCACCGAAGCCATCGCGCCGATAGGAGCTGCGCAGCCCATTGAAGCGCAAGGCCGAGGCGGCGAAGATTGCGCGTGGCGTGTTGCCGCCGCCCGGCAACCGATACGCAGACATGTCGATCGCCACCTGCCAGCGGCCCAAGGTGGTCGGTTCGCGCTCGTTTTGGCCGGTCTGCTGCGCGCGTGCGAACAGGCGTTCGATCACCTGCTGCACGGCGTAGTTGTAGTAGTCGCGCACCTGCGTCTGGCGATTTTCGAACGCACGTGCACTGGGCGGGCGGGCGCTGAAAAACAGGTACGCGTACGCATGCCGCGCGGCTTCCAGCCAGGCGTCGACTGCAGCGTCGCTCATCGTTGTCGGGTCGCGCCCGCCTAATGCAATCGCATGCGCGGTCCATAGCTCGGCTTGCGTTGCCAGACGGCGCTCCTCGCCGATGCCCGCCACGCTGGTGAGTTGCTGCAGGCATGGCAACGGGTCGCTGCGGCAGGCCTTGGGTTGCAGCCCGGCCACCTGCTGGGTCTCGCTGCTGGCCTGGCTCAACGCGCCGGTGCTGAGCACATCCCCGCGCGTGCGCGCGATGTAATCGCCGCTGCTGTGCGATTGCACCGTGACCATGGCGCAGCCGCTCAGCAACAGGCTGCCCAACACACCCGCCAACACTGCAGCGGTGCGGCGTCCACGCAGGCGCGACGTCACCGGGGTGCGCTCGTGACGGCGGCTGGCGCCGGGGCCTGCGGCATGCCGACACGGATGCGCTCGGAGAAATCTGCCGCCGTATCGGCTGCGATCGCACGTGCGGTGAAATGCCCGCGCTGCTTCAAGGTGGCAAAATCGTAGCCGGGCAGCAGGCCCTGATGATCGTAGGCGTATGCGTCCACGTAGCCGGACAGCAGCAGGCGATGATCCAGCGGCAGCGTCGGCTGCAGTTGCCGCGCCAGCGCAAACACAATCGTGGTGCAGTTGCTGGTGAGCGTGTTGTAGAACGCCGGGGCGCGATTCAGGTCGTTGGCCATGCGCACATAGCCCATGAACATGCGGCGCAGACCGGCCTTGGGAATCGCCAGCCGATATAGATACATGTCCTCGCCACGCACGTTGGTGCGCACGCGCAAAATGTCGCGCTCGTCGGCGGCCACCAGGGTTTCTTCGAAGCTGCGGAAAAACCCGCCCAATGCCGAAAACGACTCGCCGCGTTCCTTGCGAATTTCCAGCGAGAACACCACGTGCGAGCCGTCGTCGAAACCGAACGACACCAGCGTGTGCGCAATGGCAGGCCCCATCCAGTACGACAGCGCCAGATCGGCGCTGACCAGACGATCCAGATCGTAGCGCCGGGTTTCCCAACGCGGCTGGTAGTCGGTTTCGCTCTGCCAATCGAAATTGCGCACGTTGCGCAGCGTCACGATGTTGCCGTGCACTTCGGGCTGCAGCCGCTGGGCGACATCGTCGGCCCAGTCGCGGTCCTGGCTGGGCTGCATCATCCACCACGACACCGCCAGCACCGCAAACGCCGCACTGAAGATGCCCACCAACGCCCAGTTCTCGCGGCCACGGCGCAGGCCCCACAATGCCGCCAGCGCCATCGCGCACCACGAGCCCACCCAGGCCGCGCGCACGAACGCATTGCCAGTGATCGCGAAGTAGATCGCAAGTCCACCCCATAGCGCGGCCAGCACCAGCGCCACGCGCAGCGCCCAGCGACCGAGGCGGGACCGCGTGGCCGGTGTCATCTGGTGCCGCCTTCCGGTACCTGCATGCCCAAGGCGTGCATCAGCAGATCGGCCGAGCGATGGGCAAGCCGTTTGCGTTCGGATTCGTCATTGCCACGCAGGCAACTGCCCAGCATGTCGATCACCAGCAGCAGCTGCTCGTCGTCGACATCGGCGCGGCACAGGCCGGCGTCGCGGGCACGATGCACAAACGGCAGGAAGATGCGCACCACACGCCGGTCGGCCGCTTCCACGGCCGGGTGTGCGCGTTCGATCGAACGCCAGAAATCCACCAGCGGTGCGGATTGGGCGATGTGCTCGGCCACGTCGTGCAGCAGCACGGCCAGCCCGTCCGGGCGCTCGCCCAGATCGGCGGCGAGCCGTTCCAGGCCGTCCAGGCCACGGGTCATCAACGCGGTCATCAGCGCGAGCCGATCGGGGAAATTCCGGTACAGCGTGGCGCGGCCAAGGCCGGCACGTTCCACCACCAGTTCCAGCGGGGCATTGACGCCGTGTTCGCTGAACACTTCGTCGGCGGCATCGAGTATCTGCCGGCGGCGCAGCGCGGCATCAGGGCGGGGAGTCGTCATGGCGGCATTATCGGACAGATTTGTCCGGTAACGCCAGAGTCCGCTTGACGAATCCGCACCCTCTCCGACCAACGGTCTGATCAGACGGTCTGACCAGGCCGCCGGATTCGACCGTCGGATCCGACGGCCGAGCCAGCAGACCGGATCAGCCGGTGTTCTGCACGCCTTGCGAGACGCCGTTGACGCAGGCGACCAGTGCGCGCAGCAGCTCGTCGTCTTCGCCATCGGTGGCACGCCAGCGTTGCAGCAGATCCACCTGCAACACGCTGATCGGGTCGATGTAGGGGTTGCGCAGGCGGATCGACAAGGCCAGTCGCGGGTCGTGCTGCAGCAGCGATTGCTGCCCCGTCAACGCCTTCACCCAGCCCTTGGTCAGCGCCAGTTCGTCGCGAATGCCCGGGAAGAACCGCTCGTGCAGGTCACCCGACAGCCGCGAAAACAGCTCGGCAATGTTGAGATCGCCCTTGGACAGCACCATCGCCACGTCGTCCAGAAAGGTGCGGAAGAACGGCCAGTCCTGCGCCATCTCGCGCAAGGTCTCTTCATGTCCCGCATCCACTGCCGCCTGCAGGCCACTACCCACGCCATACCAGCCCGGGATCACCGCACGCGCCTGGCTCCACGCGAACACCCATGGAATCGCGCGCAGATTGGACAACGCCGCGTCCTGGCCGAGCCTGCGCGACGGGCGCGAGCCCAGGGTCATGCGTTCGATCACGTCGATCGGCGTGGCGCGGCGGAAATACTGCATGAAATCCGGCGCGCCAACGAACGCGCGGTACGCGACAGTGCTTTGTTCTGCGACCAGATCCATCACCGGCCGCCAGCGATCCTCGCGCGGCTCGGGCGCACGCGGGCGCAGGCTGGAGAGCAGCACCGCGCCGGTCATCTGTTCCAGCGAGCGCAAGGCCAGCGCGCGAATGCCGTACTTGCGATGGATTACCTCGCCCTGTTCGGTGACACGCAGACGGCCATCGACACTACCGCGCGGTGCGGCATCCAGCGCGCGGCTGGTCTTGCCGCCGCCACGCGCGATCGAGCCGCCACGGCCGTGGAAGAACGTCAGTCGCACGCCCAGCTCGGCCGCGGCTTCAAGCAATTCCACCTGCGCGCGCTGCAGGCCCCAGCGCGAGGCAGTGATGCCACCGTCCTTACCGCTGTCCGAGTACCCCAGCATCACCATCTGGGTGTCGCCGCGCGCGGCCAGATGCTGGCGATAGACCGGGTCGGCGAGCAGATCCTGCACGGTGCCGGTGCCGCCGCGCAGATCGTCCACGGTTTCGAACAGCGGCACGATATCCAGCGGCACTGCGCCAGCGTCGTCGACCAGGCCGCCGCGTCGCGCCAGCGCGAGCACGGTGAGTACGTCGGCGCGGTTGTGCGCCATCGAGATGATGTAGCTGCCCAACGCATCGGCGCCGTGGCGGCTGCGCGCATCGGCGAGCGCGGCGAATACCGCATCCAGTCGTGCATTGCCTTCGTCGGCCACGCGCGGCAGCACCTGTTCGCCGGAGGCATACGGGCCGAGCAATGCGGCGCGCTGCTTGGCGTCCTGGTCGTCCCAATCAGCCTGGCCCAATGCGTCGGCTACCGCGCGCGCATGCACGCTCGATTCCTGGCGCACATCCAGACGGGCCAGATGAAAGCCGAACGTGCGCACGCGCCACAACAGGCGGCGCACCGCGAACCAACCGGCGTGCAGCCCCTTGTTGGCCTGCAGGCTGTCCAGGATCAGCTGCAGATCGTGTTCCAGCTCGGACGGTGCGGTGTAGGCGCCCTTGGCATCGTCCAGCGTGGCCTGCAGACGCGCGCGCATCAGATCGTTGAGCAGGCGATACGGCATGTCGCCATGGCGCGGACGCGAGCGTGCGGCGTCATCCGGCATCAACGCGCGGTAGCGCTCCAGTTGCTCGGTCAATGCCGCGCTCACCGCCACCAGCGTGGTCGACTGGCTGAGCAGGCTGGCCAGTTGCCACAGCTCGTTCTGGTAACGATCCAGCACCGCGCGTCGCTGCGCATCCAGCGTGCCGGCGATGGTGGTGGCATCCACATTGGGATTGCCGTCCATGTCGCCACCCACCCAGGTGCCGAAGCGCAACAGCCGCGGTAGGGTCGGCACGCTGCCGTAGGTTTCTTCGATGGCGTGTTCGAGGGTTTCGTACATCACCGGCACCACGCGATACAGCACCTGGGTGAGATAGAACCCCACATGCTCGCGCTCGTCTTCCACGGTGGGACGCACCGGCGAGGAATCGGCGGTCTGCCAGGAGGCGGTCAAAGCCATGCGGAAGCGCGCCGCATCGGTGGCGCGCTCGTTGGGCGTGCGCATGCCATCGAGGTTGTCGACCAGGCTGGCGACCATCAGCTGTTCTTTTTCCAGCAGCGCGCGCCGCACCGCTTCGGTGGGGTGCGCGGTGAACACCGGCTCCACGTCGATGCGCGGCAGCCACGCACTGAGTTCGTCCAGTGTCACGCCCTGCGCCTTGAGCCGGCGCAATGCATCGTGCAGGCCATCCGGCTGCGGGGTGTCGGTGCTGCTGCGCTGGTACTCGCGGCGGCGGCGGATGCGATGCACGCGCTCGGCGATGTTGACCACCTGGAAATAGGTGCTGAAGGCGCGCACCAACGACTCGGCTTCGCGCGGCTCGCGCCCGGTCAGTTGCTCGCTCAGCGTGGACGGCGGTGCATCGCCCTCGCGCCGCGCAATCGCCGTGGTGCGGACATGTTCGATCTCTTCGAGGAATTCCGCAGAGACCTGCTCGGCGAGCAGATCACCGACCAGTGCACCGAGCCGACGCACATCGTCGCGCAAGGCAAGATCGGGGGTAGCGAACACAAGACTGCTGCGGTACTCGTTCATCGGAAACGCACACCCTCTTCAAGCGCAAAGTCGTCGAAGACTAACCCAAAAGGATTAGATGGTTGCGACAGCCGCGACGGTTTCAACACGAACCATCGTGTGCCAGTGCCCCCTACCGATGGCTCTCGTAGGAGCGCGCTGGCGCGCGATGGGGCTTTCCCGGTAATGCCCCATCGCGGGCAAGCCCGCTCCTCCGCGGTGTGGCTGTCCTGGTCATGCCCGGTCGCGCCCAGGTGCGCTCCTACGGGTGATCGCGACAATCGTGTTGACGCCGCAGCGAATCTTCCCGGGACGCGCGGCGGCCGCATCCACCGTAGGAGCGCACCCGGGCGCGACGAAGCTTTATCGGTGATGCTTCATCGCGCGCGAGCGCGCTCCTACGGGTGCCAGCGCACTCTCGATCAACGCGTGCGCGTAGCGCCGGTCTCCTTCACCCACTGGCTCGCCGAGATTGGTCTTCAACCACTGCTCGCTCTCGGCCAGCATCTGCAGGATCGACTGCCGCGCACGGTAGGCATGCGACTCGTTGGGCAGCATCACCAGGCGCGCGTTGCCACCCAGGCCCTTGATCGCAGCGAACATGCGCTCGCTCTGGATCGGGAAAGTGCCGGTGTTGTTGTCGTCCTGGCCGTGGATCAGCAGCAACGGGTCCTTGATCTTGTCGGCGTAGTTGAACGGCGACATTGCCTGATACACCGATTGCGCCTGCCAGTAATTGCGTTCTTCAGCCTGAAAACCGAATGGCGTGAGCGTGCGGTTGTAGGCACCACTGCGCGCGATGCCGGCCTTGAACAACCGCGTATGCGCGAGCAGATTGGCGGTCATGAAGGCGCCGTACGAATGCCCACCGATGGCGATGTGCTCGCGGTCGGTGACACCGCGTCGCACCACTTCGTCCACGGCGGCCTGCGCATCGGCGATCAACTGCGGCACATAGGTATCGTTGGGCTCGGCATCGCCTTCGCCGACGATCGGCATGGTCGGGTTGTTGAGCACCACATAGCCGATCGCCAGAAACGCCTGCGGTCCCCAGTAGCTGATCGCATTGAAGCGGTACGGCGAATCGGTGACCTGGCTTGCGGTGTCGGCACTCTTGAACTCACCCGGGTAGGCCCACATCAGCAGCGGCCGCGGGCCATCGCGCTTGGGGTCGTATCCGGGCGGCAGCAGCAGCGTGGCGGTGAGGTCCACGCCATCGGCGCGTTTGTAACGGATCTGCTCCTTCTGCACGCCGCGCAACTGCGGCAAGGGATGCGCGAAATGCGTCAACGCACGCGGCGCAGGCGCTGCATCGCCCAGCGCCTGCACGAAATAGTTGGCCGGTTCTTCAGGCGATTCGCGGCTGAGCAGCAACTGCGTGCCTTGCGCATCCAGCAATGCCAGCGGCGCGGAATAGGTCGGTGCCTGCGAATGGAACAGGCGCGTGGCGCGTTTGCCCTGCAGATCGAAGCGGTCCACGAACGGGCGATCGCCTTCCGGCGAGGCGCCCTTGCCGAGCAGGAACAGGCTGTTGCCATCGGCACCGGTCTGCAGCAGCGCGCGGCCCTTGCCATCGGCCACCGTCGCCGGCGTGCCGGGGTCGTTGTAGCGGTCCTGCGAGGAACGGTCCCACAGCAGTTCGGGTGCGCGCTGCGGCTGATCCGGTGCGATGCGCCACCGTTTGGTGCGGCGGGTCTTCCACCAGCTCTCGCTGAGGATGGCCAGATCGCCCCGGCCCCACTGGATGCCGTCAAAACGGCTGCCCAACTGCGCCAGCGTCACCGGTGCACGCGCGAACGGCGCGGCCTGCATCAGCACCGCATCGCGGATCTTGCTGGCGCGTGCCGGGTCGCCGCCGTCCTGCGCCTCGGCCCAGACCAATGTGGCCGGTGCATCATGCCGCCAGCTGATGTCGCGCACGCCGGTGGGCACGGCGTCGTTGCCGGTCGGCAGGCCTTCCACCAGCGGCAGCTTGGCGATTTGCCGCACCAGCTTGCCCTGGAGGTCCAGCACCTCGATGCGACGCGCGAAATGGTCCGCCGGCACCACATACGAGAACGGCCGCTCGCTACGTTCGCTCAGGATGTAACGGCTATCCGGCGACACCGACAGGTTGAGGTAGATACCGGGCGCGGCGAGCGGGCGCACCTGCCCGCTTACGCTGACGATGATCGGCTGGCCGGTGGCGTAGTACTCGAATACGCGCGCATCGGCCTCGTTGCGCAGCAGGTCCTGATAGGTCGGCAGCGAGCGCACGCCGGCGGCAGCGCTGGTCTGCTGGGTCGCAGGACCGTCCGGCACCGCATCGCGCGTGGGCGGCGCGCCCTGCCCTGCCACTTGCTGCTGAACCAGCAGCCCGCTGCCATCGGGCAACCAGCCCAACTCGTCGTTGACGCTGGTGTTCAAGCCGGCCACCAGACGCCGCGCCTGCCCGGCCGCCACATCCACCAGCCACAGCTCGTTTGCACCGCTGGTCGCATCCTCGCGGCGGAACGCCAGGTAGCGTTGATCCGGCGACCAGCTCAACGTGGCCAGCGACAGTGGCGACGGCAACCCGGCGATCTGCCGCTCGCTGCCGTCGGCTACCGACAGCAGCCACAGCTTGGTGGCGAAGGCAAACCGGCTGGCCGCATGGGTCTTGGGATGGACGCGCAGACCAGCCAGCTTCAGCTCGGGCTGGGCCACTTCGGCGATATCCGGCAGCGCCGGCATTTGCAGCATCGCAGCTAGATCGCGTTTGGGCGAGATGTGCAGCAGCGGCGCGCGCGGGGCGTCCACCACCGCCTGCAGCGCCTTCGAGGGCAGTTGGTACCCGCTGGCAGCCGCAGTGGGCTGCGCAGCCGGCGTGCTGGCCGCCGATGCCAGCAGCGGCGCGCTCAGCGCCAACACGCCCGCCCACACCCACGTGTACTGCCGCCAGCCCTGCGCATTCTGCTTTGCCTGCATTGTCCGTCCCCGGTCTCGATCGACCCTGGACCATAGCAGCCGTTGGTCGGCGACTCCCCTGCCGTTGGTTGGGGGTCATGCAGTCCAATTCATGCCGGAGGGGGGTGCTGCCGATATAATCAACGCTCTCGTCGAGGGGCGCTGCGACCGGTATGGCGGACTGATCCGCCAACTGCACAAACCGTGCAGGCAATACGGCCAGGCTCGACAAGCATTCATCGTTCAACGGCGCCCCGAATTGCAGACATTGATCTGCTTACCGGAGCTATTGCATGAACGCTGTCACGAAAATCGCCCCACATACCGACTACAAGGTCGCCGACCTCTCCCTGGCCGATTGGGGCCGCAAGGAGCTGGACATCGCCGAGCACGAGATGCCGGGCCTGATGTCGATCCGCCGCAAGCATGCGCAGAGCAAGCCGCTGAAGGACGTACGCATCACCGGCTCGCTGCACATGACCATCCAGACCGCCGTGCTGATCGAAACGCTCAAGGACATCGGTGCCAACGTGCGCTGGGCCTCGTGCAACATCTTCTCCACCCAGGATCACGCTGCTGCCGCGATCGCGGTCACCGGCACCCCCGTGTTCGCCTGGAAGGGCGAGACGCTGGAAGAGTATTGGGACTGCACCCTGGACGCGCTGACCTTCACCCTGCCCGACGGCACCCAGACCGGCCCGGAGCTGGTGGTGGACGACGGCGGCGACGTCACCCTGCTGATCCACAAGGGCTATGAGCTCGAAAACGGCAGCACCTGGGTCGACGAGCCGGCGGCTTCGCACGAAGAAGGCGTGATCAAGGCGCTGCTCAAGCGCGTAGCCGTCGAGCGTCCGGGGTACTGGACCCGCGTGGTCAAGGACTGGAAGGGCGTCTCCGAAGAGACCACCACCGGCGTGCACCGCCTGTACCAGATCGCCGAAGCCGGCAAGCTGCTGATCCCGGCCATCAACGTCAACGACTCGGTCACCAAGAGCAAGTTCGACAACCTCTACGGCTGCCGCGAGTCGCTGGCCGATGGCCTGAAGCGCGCGATGGACGTGATGCTGGCCGGCAAGGTCGCCGTGGTCTGCGGTTACGGCGACGTCGGCAAGGGCAGTGCCGCCTCGCTGCGCGCTTATGGCGCCCGCGTCATCGTGACCGAGATCGACCCGATCTGCGCATTGCAAGCGTCGATGGAAGGCTTCGAGGTCAACACCATCGAATCCACACTGGGCCGCGGCGACATTTATGTCACCACCACCGGCAACAAGGACATCATCACCGTCGAGCACCTGCAGGCGATGAAGGACCAGGCCATCGTGTGCAACATCGGCCACTTCGACAACGAGATCCAGGTCGATGCGCTGAATGCACTCAAGGGCGTGGAGAAGATCAACATCAAGCCGCAGGTGGACAAGTACGTGTTCGCCAACGGCAACGCGATCTTCCTGCTGGCCGACGGCCGCCTGGTGAACCTGGGCTGCGCCACCGGCCACCCGAGCTTCGTGATGTCCAACTCGTTCGCCAACCAGACCCTGGCGCAGATCGACCTGTGGGAAAAGCGCGACAGCTACGAGAAGAAGGTCTACATCCTGCCCAAGCACCTGGACGAGGAAGTGGCCCGCCTGCACCTGGAAAAGATCGGCGTCAAGCTGACCACCCTGACCAAGGACCAGGCCGATTATCTCGGCGTGGATGTGGCGGGTCCGTACAAGCCGGATCATTACCGCTACTAAGTTTCAGCCGTGGGACGGAAGAAACCCTCCCTCCCACGGCACCTTGGAGAATCGCATTGCTGAGCAACAGTCAAGTCACC includes:
- a CDS encoding OmpA family protein, whose protein sequence is MRNTLSAVIWVPLLLAGCGRGEGQKNAADAAAATPPAAETAARPSDAPPATDEAVPEFPAIPLIVVPDIAGVTPAQRALEASLQDILDPIEGVSMAPARCGDGGTLINDAGITSVDANGNLLRNGDGGLFDLKADGSGAANFDGGLIRVNADGSGTINASGAGGDDAIIQVQANGAGTYNGPAGLISLDAKGVGTWNSDNSGLVNNHGDGSGTWNGPRGLITINADGSGTWNGPDGLVQNRGDGTGTVGTPPREVRMPPLPKVPPAGRFPLLQKFAPPGAPCGYLITLNERILFDFDKVEIRPDAARVLDVLAAALGKVNTKDMQVRGHTDAKGSDAYNQALSERRADAVLAALRTRGAAQSAGAKGYGESQPVAPNTLNGQDNPGGRQLNRRVEIFLRT
- a CDS encoding esterase/lipase family protein; amino-acid sequence: MVTVQSHSSGDYIARTRGDVLSTGALSQASSETQQVAGLQPKACRSDPLPCLQQLTSVAGIGEERRLATQAELWTAHAIALGGRDPTTMSDAAVDAWLEAARHAYAYLFFSARPPSARAFENRQTQVRDYYNYAVQQVIERLFARAQQTGQNEREPTTLGRWQVAIDMSAYRLPGGGNTPRAIFAASALRFNGLRSSYRRDGFGAELVAELVAEVDPQVVGDPAGLALQQAATAVASPERPLPTFSEMPYAPATLLLRFEGETLDAVLRGNIATVVPYDPYRQNEVVLHDQRVPLAANFTAAYGLWLAKSGFAAQSLRSMLGSARGIDRPHLYLMQPYDPDRRVLLMLHGLASSPEAWVNVANEVMGDETLRQRYQIWQVYYPTNAPVAVNRAEIQALVERSLQHFDPAGTAIASHDMVLIGHSMGGVIGRLLVSSSGDTLWNSLLENYRLEGERGARVRAKLSPLLHFSPLPQVDRAIFIAAPHRGTPLAEGGLGRFVGRLVRLPIALLDRFGDVLQDLANSERDGQGGGPRRKGRLLPPTSIDNLRDTDPFVRASMDLPISPQVHYHTIVGREKPQVPLADSDDGLVPYRSAHLQGAESELVVTSWHSVQETPQAILEIRRILHAQLQAEEAGNTSAHGAQGEIPAAPSATF
- a CDS encoding DUF4105 domain-containing protein, with the protein product MTPATRSRLGRWALRVALVLAALWGGLAIYFAITGNAFVRAAWVGSWCAMALAALWGLRRGRENWALVGIFSAAFAVLAVSWWMMQPSQDRDWADDVAQRLQPEVHGNIVTLRNVRNFDWQSETDYQPRWETRRYDLDRLVSADLALSYWMGPAIAHTLVSFGFDDGSHVVFSLEIRKERGESFSALGGFFRSFEETLVAADERDILRVRTNVRGEDMYLYRLAIPKAGLRRMFMGYVRMANDLNRAPAFYNTLTSNCTTIVFALARQLQPTLPLDHRLLLSGYVDAYAYDHQGLLPGYDFATLKQRGHFTARAIAADTAADFSERIRVGMPQAPAPAAVTSAPR
- a CDS encoding TetR/AcrR family transcriptional regulator → MTTPRPDAALRRRQILDAADEVFSEHGVNAPLELVVERAGLGRATLYRNFPDRLALMTALMTRGLDGLERLAADLGERPDGLAVLLHDVAEHIAQSAPLVDFWRSIERAHPAVEAADRRVVRIFLPFVHRARDAGLCRADVDDEQLLLVIDMLGSCLRGNDESERKRLAHRSADLLMHALGMQVPEGGTR
- the ppc gene encoding phosphoenolpyruvate carboxylase; translated protein: MNEYRSSLVFATPDLALRDDVRRLGALVGDLLAEQVSAEFLEEIEHVRTTAIARREGDAPPSTLSEQLTGREPREAESLVRAFSTYFQVVNIAERVHRIRRRREYQRSSTDTPQPDGLHDALRRLKAQGVTLDELSAWLPRIDVEPVFTAHPTEAVRRALLEKEQLMVASLVDNLDGMRTPNERATDAARFRMALTASWQTADSSPVRPTVEDEREHVGFYLTQVLYRVVPVMYETLEHAIEETYGSVPTLPRLLRFGTWVGGDMDGNPNVDATTIAGTLDAQRRAVLDRYQNELWQLASLLSQSTTLVAVSAALTEQLERYRALMPDDAARSRPRHGDMPYRLLNDLMRARLQATLDDAKGAYTAPSELEHDLQLILDSLQANKGLHAGWFAVRRLLWRVRTFGFHLARLDVRQESSVHARAVADALGQADWDDQDAKQRAALLGPYASGEQVLPRVADEGNARLDAVFAALADARSRHGADALGSYIISMAHNRADVLTVLALARRGGLVDDAGAVPLDIVPLFETVDDLRGGTGTVQDLLADPVYRQHLAARGDTQMVMLGYSDSGKDGGITASRWGLQRAQVELLEAAAELGVRLTFFHGRGGSIARGGGKTSRALDAAPRGSVDGRLRVTEQGEVIHRKYGIRALALRSLEQMTGAVLLSSLRPRAPEPREDRWRPVMDLVAEQSTVAYRAFVGAPDFMQYFRRATPIDVIERMTLGSRPSRRLGQDAALSNLRAIPWVFAWSQARAVIPGWYGVGSGLQAAVDAGHEETLREMAQDWPFFRTFLDDVAMVLSKGDLNIAELFSRLSGDLHERFFPGIRDELALTKGWVKALTGQQSLLQHDPRLALSIRLRNPYIDPISVLQVDLLQRWRATDGEDDELLRALVACVNGVSQGVQNTG